In Anopheles gambiae chromosome 2, idAnoGambNW_F1_1, whole genome shotgun sequence, a single window of DNA contains:
- the LOC1275090 gene encoding uncharacterized protein LOC1275090 has protein sequence MSSSVFKVYASSSRDGFESDAGSSGGIGAKERDVSDSCAVHEDLKIDSNLVILVNKDGSVSVDQSTLQSLLANETNDTSVSVVRISSPTPSIEEEIEEEQRLRKEEKQQMDADAGSSNEDSNEDSNSVAGTSSATSSVAGVAPRRGRSTAKKSLSTMLLGDDDDPKHVSLTVEAYYPPKEASNFAAQVLSLTGYEHPLRKEAVDIGYLKLLVSNDHCYTPLSSPTQKLPPRTLLDDADSSEECTVTTASKPKIDGSFVSQSVSAKGVDVRKPSSVKVIKVGPVAVSAAGSTPQNKLKKSTSAVGVTPPEQKKVTKPTKPVGKPAHDVDDEEEEDDDFDSEYSDEESSFSEEDDEMDADFSVSGRSTSKKRKQTAKSKVSPKTMPRAQYKKSDLKELNESMTKEGDKHKQGKVIVKSATPVVVKTPSQKSTIVKVEPSVKGLPVKKDAVRIHSSSSSSSGSTTPTLVSSNKQLPHGAVSGKVQTKLDSSMPKQPAACVAAAVASPAAASVPVAKKEKKPKTNPHDAALFSDMSALFSTPDIIKKVNANKPSTPSSISSANTSTSNVLPVTTTTASLTTVKGPAHSTMKTTEQKQPVMQIQAPASATLTHPSTEQRLDLIDAIVQEDLRQPITVTPVTESLGSAQTTNAQPAEIPNIVKMLETPSNTVDTVGAGAMTAMLPEVKAIQPVAPAVDILPDTSILEALTSNDDALPEELLEHVAELAKNKELQEILDKQVLGVISPDGLLAPPVLPMGGGMTNLIPEQPIVQPTSNSVPFGPATAVPEQHNVNPVSMAPLTPNDAAQEQSTIQDQPAVQRKDAILIRRSDGRVITLPPIEAPTTRASKRRSQIGGSNTPTTSRKPTEQPPATVADSSETVAASDTPKLSRRQSVAKGVMTPSSSRPATPTAAMVEAGSLVESKSEQKTTDDATANKRNSKVRQSVDSTRVKRVSSSNVAIAIEAAQDDDYESDESWNSEDDPDRLWCICRQPHNNRFMICCDSCEDWFHGKCVNITKAMGQQMEQDGIEWTCPNCLKKKQDRQQPKLMAFWQKSSDTGTTEANAAAIPKITHPAAPTPSTASDVTNCVVCTKRAKPSSIYCSDECIRKHASSTIVNAQSSKVDKSKDRPPVASSPATASVGNTDSTNESHIVIVMERKTGRCLTGRNAPSLDKLKSWLQTHPTFELVPPGSAQASIILAKQAEVRKQQLAKEAAEKKSSSSVNATITSSSGVGGSSPKVQTQLKFNEQKKMVLSTSASGSPQLGVKSQNSPKILPATSSKQIQQKSSSSTPSASTPVVPVKGTATPVAKTASNVANPPKSNTNSSVPISPSSTPISKKQQKPIHTPSPSSSTASDQTKQFKGSKSSTTPAGENIRVTVKKTLKEHLMQRTAELLEDSTIMRLTEEEIDRFVDDTEREMFILFNKDTGMKYRAKYRSLVFNIKDRKNLSLFQKISEKLIEPKQLVRMTADELASQELAQWREKEAKHQLEMIKKSELDLLACAKNYVLKTHKGEEVIEGKTDDRVQLDPSAPVEDVVLLLNNSAVSSTSEMDDSSTGLLEGSHRSKEYEYGGVYGKTYSGLYGMGSISSSSGVTTLSSGKLDSHGSGGAGSSSSSLRKKESRRSSRSRSRSSGRKHERDRSRDRSRSKHKRKRSRERSHERHSSRDRDREKERDRDKERDRDRDRERDRDRERDRDRDRHHKGRERSKDRPKHERKSSREKEASLKSSSEKRRTSTASRGAETSSDPNTTTDGKTIEAQSKTTTGSTKKRTEELTKDTTKQPSAIETLSDKGVEKTETNKTDTDDLGEAVVSEKHQSTVEKNAEASNSSAVAVESTVKDSKSEQDQEPTSTVTIPTPPHYPYEGESLEEPESSDPVDQQKLEAEKNYWTGSVHMIDVASIEMSIRAVSGEIHDVVKDFTVDLNICGTIKPEIVWEYIGQIKKSPNKEVCLVRFHSPEASAYYTLYKHLHSRKRYSVVKSPSASIKDFYIFPLPADQMIPMILKPLRGIGIIEGDNKPNLLLGILVKIKGGKRPASSNSSVTSAPSKVVRHQPKSLISSASGKSSTSSSTSSKSSLMQQVITKYTSKEPANEAPAKPDVDLKHDTATVRSESATSLESNKLSTPDTPANDPMDMEVDMNIIKAPIAGKVMSVEGNSNSSTIGSSRAPESSAMLIDDDDDEPYSPGGGSDDSNFADVTAIVDTSKVARTSTSEHGVDIEEERIRIAMDELNRKIAEQKNEIVGLISMAELKEDEINSALPPSLINEIPIPPNLSQILASIKGGSNTAAGVASVPSVENVGEVSSGPSSGSLAAEPVTAATNRTSEANADEEEEEYNPTTPSLYCGYKAAPSIPYSAIPVANSQGDIDERILPATLLPPTVAVPNAASFDPVTSLTAAGAVLANLAGSLPSVSTVCQPASGSEGESRLAKLSEAELLSMVPDDAVLPDSSSKDS, from the exons TACGTCGAGCGTCGCCGGAGTAGCACCCCGGCGAGGGCGATCTACAGCTAAAAAAAGCTTGAGCACGATGCTGCTGGGGGACGACGATGATCCAAAGCACGTTAGTTTGACGGTGGAAGCTTACTACCCTCCGAAGGAAGCGTCAAATTTTGCAGCCCAAGTGCTCAGCTTAACTGGCTACGAGCATCCTCTACGCAAGGAGGCAGTTGACATCGGATACTTGAAGCTACTCGTTTCAAACGATCATTGCTATACGCCACTTTCTTCGCCGACACAAAAATTGCCCCCAAGAACGTTGCTGGATGATGCCGATTCGTCCGAAGAATGCACTGTCACTACGGCCAGCAAACCTAAGATCGATGGCAGTTTTGtgagtcagtcagtcagtgcAAAGGGTGTCGATGTGCGTAAACCATCCAGCGTGAAGGTAATCAAAGTTGGCCCTGTGGCGGTATCAGCAGCCGGCTCGACACCTCagaacaaattgaaaaaatcaacGTCAGCTGTAGGAGTTACGCCGCCGGAGCAGAAAAAGGTAACCAAACCCACTAAACCTGTTGGAAAGCCAGCTCATGATGTTGATGACGAAGAAGAGGAGGATGACGACTTCGATTCGGAGTATTCCGACGAAGAGTCTTCATTCTCGGAAGAAGATGATGAGATGGATGCAGACTTTAGTGTCAGTGGACGTTCGACGAGCaagaaacgaaagcaaacagcaaagaGTAAGGTTTCGCCGAAAACGATGCCACGAGCGCAgtataaaaaatctgacttaAAAGAGCTAAATGAGTCCATGACCAAGGAAGGCGATAAGCATAAACAGGGAAAGGTAATCGTAAAATCAGCAACGCCAGTAGTTGTGAAAACACCTTCACAAAAATCTACCATCGTTAAAGTGGAGCCTAGTGTTAAGGGATTGCCTGTGAAGAAAGATGCCGTAAGAATTCACTCTAGTTCCTCGTCCTCGTCTGGATCAACGACACCGACACTGGttagcagcaacaaacaactGCCGCATGGAGCTGTCTCTGGAAAAGTGCAAACTAAACTGGATTCTAGCATGCCCAAACAGCCGGCAGCTTGTgtcgcagcagcagtcgcGTCGCCAGCCGCAGCTAGTGTACCGGTTgccaagaaagaaaagaaacctAAAACCAATCCACACGATGCCGCATTATTTAGCGATATGTCTGCACTATTTTCTACACCAGATATAATCAAAAAAGTTAATGCTAACAAACCGTCAACCCCCAGTAGCATTTCTTCAGCAAATACCAGTACGAGTAACGTTTTGCCcgttaccaccaccaccgctagtTTAACGACAGTAAAAGGACCCGCTCATTCAACGATGAAAACTACCGAACAGAAACAACCAGTAATGCAGATACAAGCGCCAGCGTCGGCTACCCTTACGCATCCTAGCACAGAGCAAAGATTGGATCTGATTGATGCAATCGTACAAGAAGATTTACGACAACCAATAACTGTTACACCCGTCACTGAATCTTTAGGCTCCGCACAGACGACGAATGCACAACCAGCCGAAATTCCAAACATTGTAAAGATGTTAGAAACACCGTCCAATACAGTGGACACAGTGGGTGCGGGAGCCATGACGGCTATGCTTCCCGAGGTGAAAGCTATTCAGCCAGTGGCACCGGCCGTGGACATCTTACCCGATACCAGCATCCTGGAGGCGCTGACCAGTAACGATGATGCCTTGCCGGAAGAATTGCTCGAACATGTGGCGGAGTTGGCGAAAAACAAGGAACTGCAGGAAATACTCGATAAGCAGGTGTTAGGAGTGATAAGTCCGGATGGACTTTTAGCTCCACCGGTTCTACCTATGGGCGGTGGTATGACAAACTTGATACCGGAGCAACCGATTGTACAGCCTACTTCAAATAGCGTACCCTTTGGACCTGCAACTGCAGTACCGGAGCAACACAATGTTAATCCAGTTTCCATGGCACCATTGACCCCCAATGATGCCGCTCAGGAGCAATCCACCATCCAAGATCAGCCAGCGGTTCAACGGAAAGATGCGATTCTAATTCGTCGTAGTGACGGGCGCGTAATAACGCTGCCTCCAATAGAAGCACCCACAACACGCGCGTCTAAACGACGATCACAAATTGGTGGATCGAATACACCGACAACATCTCGCAAGCCTACCGAACAGCCACCGGCTACTGTGGCTGATAGTTCTGAAACAGTCGCTGCATCTGACACGCCCAAGCTTTCAAGACGTCAGTCCGTTGCAAAGGGTGTAATGACTCCATCCTCCTCTCGACCCGCTACCCCTACAGCCGCCATGGTTGAAGCTGGTAGCTTAGTGGAGAgtaaaagcgaacaaaaaacgactGACGACGCAAcggcaaacaaacgaaacagtaaAGTGCGCCAATCGGTGGATAGTACTCGCGTGAAACGAGTTAGCTCGTCCAATGTGGCAATCGCCATAGAAGCAGCGCAGGACGATGATTACGAATCAGATGAGAGTTGGAACTCGGAAGACGATCCAGATCG GCTTTGGTGTATTTGCAGACAACCTCACAACAATCGCTTTATGATATGTTGCGACTCGTGTGAGGACTGGTTCCACGGTAAATGCGTCAACATCACTAAAGCGATGGGCCAACAAATGGAGCAAGACGGCATCGAATGGACTTGCCCTAACTGTcttaaaaagaaacaagatcGACAG CAACCGAAGTTGATGGCATTTTGGCAAAAAAGCAGTGACACCGGAACCACGGAAGCAAATGCTGCTGCGATTCCTAAGATCACACATCCGGCAGCACCCACACCGTCAACGGCTAGCGATGTGACGAATTGTGTAGTTTGTACTAAACGTGCTAAACCTAGCTCGATTTACTGTAGCGATGAATGCATACGTAAACACGCTTCTAGTACCATTGTGAACGCGCAGTCATCTAAGGTGGACAAATCCAAGGACCGTCCTCCTGTCGCTTCTTCCCCTGCCACGGCATCGGTTGGCAATACAGATTCAACGAATGAAAGTCACATT GTAATAGTAATGGAGCGAAAAACTGGTCGTTGTTTAACAGGAAGAAATGCACCTTCATTAGATAAACTCAAAAGCTGGCTtcaaacgcatccaacattcGAGCTTGTGCCACCCGGTTCGGCTCAAGCGTCGATTATTCTTGCCAAGCAGGCTGAAGTTCGGAAGCAGCAACTCGCTAAAGAAGCGGCGGAAAAGAAATCTTCCTCTTCCGTTAATGCTACAATTACATCTTCTAGCGGTGTTGGTGGATCGTCTCCCAAGGTTCAAACTCAGCTTAAATTTAACGAACAGAAAAAGATGGTTCTATCCACATCTGCCTCGGGCTCGCCGCAACTGGGTGTGAAGTCGCAAAATTCTCCGAAAATTCTCCCGGCAACAAGCAGCAAGCAAATTCAGCAAAAATCTAGCTCGTCTACTCCTAGCGCCTCTACTCCCGTTGTGCCAGTGAAGGGAACTGCAACGCCTGTGGCCAAAACTGCATCGAATGTTGCAAATCCACCGAAATCGAATACAAACAGCAGCGTCCCGATCTCACCGAGCAGTACACCGatcagcaaaaaacaacaaaaaccaattCATACACCTTCGCCTTCATCGTCCACCGCATCagatcaaacaaaacagttcaaAGGATCAAAATCATCTACTACTCCTGCTGGTGAAAACATTCGTGTGACTGTCAAGAAAACATTGAAG GAACACCTTATGCAACGTACCGCTGAACTGCTAGAAGATAGTACGATTATGCGACTCACGGAAGAAGAAATTGATCGCTTCGTAGACGACACCGAACGGGAAATGTTTATCCTGTTCAACAAGGACACTGGAATGAAGTATCGAGCCAAGTACCGATCATTGGTGTTTAACATAAAAGATCGCAAGAACTTATCACTGTTCCAAAAAATATCCGAGAAATTAATTGAACCAAAGCAATTG GTTCGTATGACCGCCGACGAATTGGCCAGTCAAGAACTGGCACAATGGCGCGAGAAAGAAGCTAAACATCAGTTAGAAATGATAAAGAAATCGGAATTAGATTTGCTTGCCTGTGCCAAGAATTACGTTCTGAAGACGCATAAGGGCGAAGAAGTGATCGAAGGAAAAACGGATGATCGTGTTCAGTTGGACCCTTCGGCGCCTGTTGAGGATGTAGTTCTTCTGCTAAACAATTCGGCTGTTAGCAGTACGAGTGAGATGGATGATTCATCTACTGGTTTGCTGGAAGGCTCGCATCGGTCGAAAGAGTACGAATATGGCGGCGTGTATGGTAAGACGTACTCTGGTCTATACGGCATGGGATCAATATCCAGCAGCAGTGGTGTAACAACACTCAGCAGCGGAAAGCTTGATAGTCACGGTTCCGGTGGTGCAggttcatcatcatcttcgttACGCAAAAAAGAATCTCGCCGAAGTAGTCGCAGTCGCAGTCGCAGCAGTGGAAGAAAACACGAACGCGATCGCTCGCGGGATCGCAGCCGCTCCAAGCACAAACGAAAGCGCAGCCGTGAACGTAGCCATGAAAGGCATTCCAGTAGAGACAGGGACCGCGAGAAAGAACGCGATCGTGACAAAGAACgggatcgtgatcgtgatcgggAACGCGATCGAGACCGCGAACgggatcgtgatcgtgatcgtcaTCATAAAGGACGCGAACGTAGCAAAGATCGCCCTAAACATGAACGGAAGAGCTCACGCGAGAAGGAAGCATCATTGAAAAGTTCTTCGGAGAAACGAAGAACGTCAACTGCTAGTCGTGGTGCCGAAACTTCATCCGATCCGAACACGACAACAGATGGTAAAACTATTGAAGCGCAAAGCAAAACTACTACAGGGTCGACGAAAAAACGAACAGAAGAACTAACGAAAGACACAACTAAACAACCATCCGCGATAGAAACGCTTAGTGACAAGGGAGTTgagaaaacggaaacaaacaagacaGACACAGATGATTTGGGTGAGGCCGTTGTGTCGGAAAAACATCAATCGACTGTGGAAAAAAATGCCGAGGCTTCTAACAGTTCAGCCGTAGCAGTAGAGAGCACGGTTAAAGACTCGAAGTCCGAGCAGGACCAAGAACCGACAAGCACAGTTACAATTCCAACACCCCCGCACTATCCATATGAAGGAGAATCCCTGGAGGAACCGGAAAGCAGTGACCCCGTTGATCAACAAAAACTAGAAGCAGAAAAGAACTACTGGACGGGTAGCGTACACATGATCGATGTAGCGAGCATCGAAATGTCAATACGCGCTGTTAGCGGAGAAATACACGATGTAGTGAAAGACTTCACAGTGGATCTGAATATTTGCGGAACTATTAAACCAGAGATTGTTTGGGAATACATTGGGCAGATAAAGAAGAGTCCCAATAAAGAGGTCTGCTTGGTGCGTTTCCATTCGCCGGAAGCAAGCGCATATTACACACTGTACAAACATCTTCACTCTCGCAAACGGTACAGTGTAGTGAAGTCACCGTCGGCTTCTATTAAGGACTTTTACATTTTTCCATTGCCGGCGGATCAAATGATACCGATGATTTTAAAACCTCTTAGGGGTATTGGTATCATTGAAGGTGATAATAAACCAAACCTTTTGCTAGGTATACTGGTAAAGATCAAGGGAGGCAAACGACCAGCATCTTCGAATTCTTCCGTTACGTCAGCTCCATCAAAG GTCGTACGGCACCAGCCGAAAAGTTTGATCAGTAGTGCAAGTGGAAAGTCAAGCACAAGCTCATCGACGTCCAGTAAATCTTCTTTGATGCAGCAAGTTATTACAAAGTACACTTCCAAGGAACCAGCCAATGAAGCGCCAGCAAAACCGGACGTGGACTTGAAGCATGACACAGCGACAGTGCGATCTGAATCGGCTACTAGCTTAGAATCGAATAAATTGAGCACCCCTGATACTCCGGCCAATGATCCGATGGATATGGAAGTCGATATGAATATTATAAAAGCACCGATCGCAGGCAAAG TCATGTCCGTGGAAGGAAACAGCAACAGTAGCACTATTGGATCGAGCCGTGCACCGGAATCTAGCGCCATGCTGAtagatgacgatgacgatgaacCGTACTCTCCTGGAGGTGGGAGCGATGATAGTAATTTCGCCGATGTGACCGCTATCGTCGATACGTCAAAGGTGGCACGTACTTCAACCTCCGAACACGGGGTTGATATAGAAGAAGAACGAATACGCATCGCCATGGATGAACTGAACAGGAAAATTGCAGAACAAAAGAACGAAATCGTTGGTCTGATCAGCATGGCCGAACTTAAGGAGGACGAAATTAATTCCGCCTTACCGCCGTCACTGATCAACGAAATACCCATACCTCCCAACCTATCACAAATTCTGGCCAGTATTAAGGGAGGCAGTAATACAGCAGCAGGTGTTGCAAGTGTGCCGTCCGTAGAAAACGTCGGCGAAGTTTCTTCTGGGCCATCTTCCGGCTCACTAGCGGCAGAACCCGTAACGGCTGCCACGAACCGAACTTCCGAAGCGAATGcagacgaggaggaggaggaataCAACCCGACGACACCTTCCCTGTACTGTGGATACAAAGCTGCACCATCTATTCCTTACTCTGCCATACCAGTTGCCAACAGTCAAGGTGATATAGATGAACGCATTCTCCCTGCAACGCTGCTGCCACCGACGGTGGCGGTACCAAATGCTGCGTCGTTTGATCCTGTCACTTCCCTTACTGCTGCTGGAGCAGTGCTGGCTAACCTAGCCGGCAGCTTGCCTTCGGTTAGTACCGTTTGTCAGCCTGCGAGCGGTTCTGAAGGCGAAAGCCGGTTGGCGAAATTGTCAGAAGCGGAGTTACTAAGCATGGTACCGGACGATGCGGTATTGCCAGATTCTTCGTCGAAGGATTCCTAA